Part of the Pieris brassicae chromosome 11, ilPieBrab1.1, whole genome shotgun sequence genome, ACTTATGGTCGAGTTACAGGCCACTTGAGCATAGCTGAcccacatgtttttttattcattccaGGATTGTGCAAAGAAACGCCTTGAAAATAAGGAGAAAAGAAAAAGAGAATGGGACCAATTTATTGATGATATGAACTTTAAATGTCAGAGAATTGATAATACATTTGAAGAAAAGGAAGAAGAATTAAGGGATTTGTATGCAGATCTTAATCACAAGTtgaatataacaaacaaatgaaaaaatggATCTAAAGGGCCCCCTTGTCAACACTAATCTTAGAATATATCCTTCTCTAAAGTTAATTgagtttattaaaactattccAGTCACAAAAGAAGTTCCAGGaaatattgttacatatattaagAGTGAAAATAAAACCAGTTTAGATATAAACTATGATGTCATTGATACAAAGCAAACTATATTGACAGAGacagattataatattataaataaaataaagacattTGTTGAATCAGATGAAACATCTAAAGataaagatgaaataaaagaaaatgttaattataataaagatgCCTCTGAGTTAGAGGACAGAAATGATGCAGTTAATATACAAATCAAAAAGGAAGAAGAAGAAGTAGATGTACCATTCCTTACAACCTCTGATTTAGATTGgctctatatttatttaaaaagtaaacatgACAAGGGTGAAAAAGCACCATACTTACATGCATTATTACAATCATCTGAAGTTAAAGTGcctcaaaataaaatacttaaaagaaATCCTGATTTAGAAGCAAGGTGTGTCAAACTGCGTGCACAACAAGAGGCAAGAGAATATAGAAAAATGACAAAAGGTGTAGATAATGTAAGGATCCGTTATCCAGAGGACAGTATTTCTTATCAAAGTAAGtatgttaaattgaaatatctttgatagttaatataattatgtaaaaacattgtattatttttatttcagttaagCAACTAAATCGCCATTTGATTGCAATTGGACAGTTCTTACTATCAATTTTTGCTGGTTTTCTCTTTGGATTTCGGGGCGTTGAATGGATAGTTGGCAACTTAGACTTCGGATTTAGGCTCTTACTTGGTGTTATGTGTGCATTAGTTATAGCTCTTGCTGAAATATACTTCCTGGCTAAGAAACTGAATGAAGAATTATCAGTACCAGAAACTGTTCAGCTCGGTGGACCTGTCAAGTTTGGTAATGAAGTCGATTATGTCAGTGATAACAAAAATGCTATCACAAAAGAACATCAGGATTAGATGCATAAAAAACGTCTAAACCTTTATTAGATATAACTTAGTGtattgatatatatgtatagttattaattttccaaaaaataaattattgtaagtgCCCAAATGTGTACTATTGAGTAGTAACTCTTCCACGTCTGTACCACAGTGAAGTAAACCCCCCTATAAGCTTAGagctgtatttattttcacttcataaaaaaaatttaaaacatattttttagtttaaaaaaatcaggtTTTCtaacagtaaaaaaaacagcTCTCAATTATGTGTTTGATTTATAACAAGTAATGtactaaatgtattataaagttGTTGAAATTAGGAAACCTTTGTAAAATTTGGCTTTATTCAACTAAAAATGTACATACAGAGAGAAGAATGTACCTgcatgtttatataaaaacattagttaaataaaatcttacaaGACTATTACTGTTAGATTTATTTGGGAAGGAGGATATATTATGACAGTTCTACCACATAAGTAATTACTAAAATGAagttatgaattttaattgcaCTCATCATCATCGGCACTTTGGCGTCGCATCGTGTCTTGGAGAGtacgtaattaataattatggatGGTATTgcaataatattctattaacaataaattccTTCAACGCAGTCTGCTTAAGTTTGACAGCTGTATTAAtctgatattatatatagaatgaGACTATTATATTGTGTAATGTTgggttttgtttaataataacaacgtaaatagttttatgtaaaaaagtgTATACATAGAATctctttttctatatatatatatacatagtgtatatatagaaaaagagAAAATCAacgtaacaataaatattgaacaGGCTTAAAAACttgtttccttttttttttttttccctttcttggcctgcacggCTTGTTTcctttgatattaaattaaaattataaaatgacaAAACCACCGATGCAATCTGCCACCTTAAAATTGACAATTGATCGTAAAAAAACCTTACTTAACCTATACT contains:
- the LOC123716438 gene encoding uncharacterized protein LOC123716438, whose protein sequence is MDLKGPLVNTNLRIYPSLKLIEFIKTIPVTKEVPGNIVTYIKSENKTSLDINYDVIDTKQTILTETDYNIINKIKTFVESDETSKDKDEIKENVNYNKDASELEDRNDAVNIQIKKEEEEVDVPFLTTSDLDWLYIYLKSKHDKGEKAPYLHALLQSSEVKVPQNKILKRNPDLEARCVKLRAQQEAREYRKMTKGVDNVRIRYPEDSISYQIKQLNRHLIAIGQFLLSIFAGFLFGFRGVEWIVGNLDFGFRLLLGVMCALVIALAEIYFLAKKLNEELSVPETVQLGGPVKFGNEVDYVSDNKNAITKEHQD